The following are encoded in a window of Syngnathoides biaculeatus isolate LvHL_M chromosome 3, ASM1980259v1, whole genome shotgun sequence genomic DNA:
- the phlpp2 gene encoding PH domain leucine-rich repeat-containing protein phosphatase 2 isoform X6: MFSSAGSQAQTYFVNFDTLADYQRWHRQASKVVSQTISLVDLSCYSLEAVPEYLFYSQDVTHLNLRHNFMSLGGPGGLLHLPRFSQLKSLNLSHNRLGVFPECVCEILTLTELCLSCNNLHAVPAQIGNLQSLQTLSLDGNRLSSLPNELGGLSQLSSLGLSFNDFNHVPAVLERLSAVDKLAMAGNQVVCLEVCALLRMSHLKHIDLRLNGLRCVKSESPEAVTQLTHLDLRDNCLDSLDLASVRSLETLHCQRNQLRALTVGGAALHKLHAGNNRLSAVSVFPVPNQLTHLDLSQNLLERLPDWVCDCRKVETLDVTHNLLTELPSRRPSCTCGCIHCDASSRLLNSLSLRKLLAGNNRLQRLPDLLDHVPLEVLDLQHNKLGELPESLFFKALNLKHLNASANNLESIPPIGQSDDSLSTLQELYLTGNNLNENCGALLVGHHNLRVLHMAYNQLLSFPASKLSKLELLEELNLSGNKLKSIPSTVSSCKRLHTLIAHSNHITVFPEILNLPEIKLVDLSCNELTGIQLPESLPPSLQELDLTGNGSLMLEHKTLNLFSHITTLKLDQKSTTTADLQNASAPWSHGYCEMSGQRNKLCVSMLAIDRLGDSVEACYGIFDGDRNEEVPRLLQCTMGDVLCEEVQHSSIDSVYMSNTFLTSHRKLGMAGQKLGASALLCYIHHESSEPGGFLSVTVANVGTCQAVLCRDGRPVSLSKVYSLENCTEEMERVKLGKAIITEDNKVSGVTCCSRLLGCSYLSPWVLPKPWVHTEPLSSQDDFLILGNRALFERVSYQEAVCTVQAVRDPRAAAKKLCTLAQSYGCKDNIGAVVVALNIAEDSCTCEPPVYTTEPRGLPHVTFPVSMTPAPSDTATLSSTSGVVSEFNSETSASEVGSEAGSTASDEHPNAGAAPRPERRCSLHPGTTLCVIMVPGSVGLGSHMGLFQRQPSSATFSSNHSDNGLDSDDETPLEGVISNGSKLEVEVDIHCCAFQLRPGTSESLKDSDFEKGGSDYPNGKMRRQNSVVVSATNGCLLAVCGREIADLKKSPSASCLFGKKPSNGSVVASEDSHNLIEVALEAPKKKSGYFTAPAQQDPEDQLIVPPCLEQEVREQLKGQSPLVSGPSAPPTPPPLKDAGWDQSHPPPPLTPNPAPGPGVIPIIKPEVYDTAL, translated from the exons ATGTTCAGCTCCGCAGGATCGCAAGCTCAGACGTACTTTGTCAATTTCGACACACTGGCTGACTACCAGCGATGGCATCGACAGGCATCCAAA GTGGTGTCGCAGACAATTAGCCTGGTGGACCTGTCGTGCTACAGTCTGGAGGCGGTGCCCGAGTATTTGTTCTACAGCCAAGACGTGACCCACCTCAACCTGCGACACAACTTCATGAGCCTGGGAGGGCCTGGAGGTCTCCTCCACCTCCCCAG ATTCTCACAGCTGAAGAGCTTGAACTTGTCTCACAACCGTCTGGGCGTCTTCCCCGAATGTGTGTGCGAGATCCTCACCCTCACCGAGCTCTGCCTCTCCTGCAACAATCTCCACGCCGTACCCGCGCAGATCGGCAACCTCCAAAG CCTCCAAACGCTGTCTCTGGATGGAAACCGCCTGAGCTCCCTGCCCAACGAGCTGGGTGGACTGTCCCAGCTCAGCAGTCTCGGCCTGTCTTTCAATGACTTCAATCACGTACCCGCCGTGCTGGAGAGACTGAGTGCCGTGGACAAATTGGCGATGGCCGGGAACCAAGTGGTGTGTCTGGAAGTGTGCGCTCTGCTCCGTATGAGCCACCTGAAACACATCGACCTCAG GCTCAATGGACTACGCTGCGTGAAAAGTGAGTCTCCGGAGGCCGTGACCCAGCTGACCCACCTAGACCTGAGGGACAACTGTTTGGACTCACTGGACCTCGCTTCCGTCCGCAGCCTGGAGACTCTCCACTGCCAACGTAACCAGCTGAGGGCGCTGACGGTTGGCGGTGCCGCGCTGCACAAGCTCCACGCTGGCAACAACC GCCTCAGCGCAGTCAGCGTTTTCCCAGTCCCAAACCAACTGACACACTTGGATTTATCACA GAACCTTCTGGAGCGGCTACCAGACTGGGTGTGTGACTGCAGAAAAGTGGAGACGCTGGATGTCACCCACAACCTCCTGACTGAGCTTCCATCtag AAGGCCTTCATGCACATGCGGGTGTATCCATTGCGACGCCTCTTCCAGGTTGCTCAACAGCTTGAGTTTGAGGAAGCTTTTGGCGGGGAACAATCGCTTGCAGAGATTGCCTGACCTGCTGGACCACGTCCCCCTGGAAGTTCTGGACCTCCAGCACAACAAGCTAGGAGAACTCCCGGAGAGTCTCTTCTTCAAGGCCTTGAA TCTCAAACATTTGAACGCGTCAGCCAATAACCTGGAAAGTATTCCTCCCATCGGCCAATCGGACGACAGCCTAAGCACGCTGCAGGAACTCTACCTGACCGGGAACAACCTGAATGAAAACTGCGGCGCTCTGCTGGTTGGACACCACAACCTGAGGGTCCTGCACATGGCCTACAACCAGCTGCTCTCATTCCCTGCCAG TAAACTGAGTAAGCTGGAGCTGCTCGAGGAGCTCAATCTAAGTGGCAACAAGCTGAAGAGCATCCCCTCCACGGTGTCCAGCTGCAAGAGACTTCACACCCTCATAGCGCACTCCAATCACATTACCGTCTTCCCGGAGATCCTCAACCTTCCTGAAATCAAG CTTGTGGATCTGAGCTGTAACGAGTTGACTGGAATCCAACTGCCCGAATCGCTGCCGCCCAGCCTCCAGGAGCTGGATTTGACGGGCAATGGCAGCCTGATGCTGGAACACAAAACTCTTAATCTCTTCAG TCATATCACCACATTAAAATTGGACCAGAAATCGACCACAACAGCAGATTTGCAAAACGCCTCCGCTCCCTGGAGCCACGGGTACTGTGAAATGAGCGGCCAAAGGAACAA GTTGTGTGTGTCCATGCTGGCCATCGACCGCCTTGGTGACAGCGTGGAAGCGTGCTACGGTATTTTCGACGGGGACCGCAACGAGGAGGTGCCCCGGCTGCTGCAGTGCACCATGGGTGACGTGCTCTGCGAGGAAGTGCAACATTCCAGTATTGACAGCGTGTACATGAGCAATACATTCCTAACCTCACACAG GAAACTGGGTATGGCCGGCCAGAAATTGGGTGCCTCCGCCTTGCTGTGTTATATCCACCATGAGTCCTCAGAGCCGGGAGGCTTCCTCAGCGTGACCGTGGCCAACGTGGGCACCTGCCAGGCCGTCCTGTGCCGGGACGGCCGACCCGTATCCCTCTCAAAGGTGTACAGCTTGGAAAACTGCACTGAGGAGATGGAGAGAGTCAAACTCGGCAAAGCCATCATTACTGAG GATAACAAAGTGAGCGGTGTGACATGCTGCTCCCGCCTGCTGGGTTGCTCTTATCTGTCTCCCTGGGTGCTTCCGAAGCCCTGGGTGCACACCGAGCCGCTCTCGTCCCAGGACGACTTTCTGATCCTGGGGAATCGAGCGCTCTTTGAGCGGGTGTCTTACCAAGAAGCTGTTTGCACGGTTCAGGCCGTGCGGGATCCGCGGGCCGCCGCCAAGAAGCTCTGCACGCTGGCCCAGAGCTACGGCTGCAAGGACAACATCGGCGCCGTGGTGGTGGCCTTGAACATCGCCGAGGACAGCTGCACCTGCGAGCCACCGGTCTATACCACTGAACCGCGGGGTCTCCCTCATGTCACTTTCCCTGTGTCCATGACGCCAGCTCCTAGTGACACAGCCACCCTGTCATCCACTAGCGGGGTCGTGTCTGAATTCAACAGTGAAACGTCAGCGTCGGAGGTGGGCAGCGAGGCGGGCTCCACTGCCTCCGACGAGCACCCGAACGCAGGGGCTGCGCCGCGCCCCGAGAGACGTTGCAGCCTGCACCCCGGCACGACGCTGTGCGTTATCATGGTCCCGGGCTCGGTCGGGCTGGGGAGCCACATGGGCCTGTTCCAGCGGCAACCTTCCTCCGCCACTTTCTCGAGCAACCACTCTGACAACGGCTTGGACAGCGACGATGAGACCCCACTGGAGGGCGTCATCTCCAACGGCAGCAAGttagaagtggaggtggacatccACTGctgcgctttccagctgcggccTGGGACCTCCGAGAGCCTGAAAGACTCGGACTTTGAAAAGGGAGGTTCCGATTATCCTAACGGCAAGATGCGCAGACAGAACAGCGTGGTGGTCTCCGCCACAAACGGCTGCCTGCTGGCTGTTTGCGGAAGAGAGATCGCGGACCTGAAGAAGTCCCCTTCGGCTTCGTGCCTGTTCGGAAAGAAGCCGTCCAACGGTTCGGTGGTGGCCTCCGAGGACAGTCATAACCTCATCGAGGTGGCCCTGGAGGCGCCCAAGAAGAAGTCCGGCTATTTCACCGCGCCCGCACAGCAGGACCCCgaagaccagctgattgtgccTCCTTGTCTGGAGCAGGAAGTACGGGAGCAGTTAAAAGGTCAGAGCCCTCTCGTCTCAGGCCCCTCTGCGCCACCCACGCCCCCTCCCTTAAAAGACGCAGGGTGGGATCAATCGCACCCTCCTCCTCCCTTAACCCCGAACCCGGCGCCAGGTCCTGGAGTGATCCCAATCATAAAGCCTGAGGTCTATGACACTGCCCTCTGA
- the phlpp2 gene encoding PH domain leucine-rich repeat-containing protein phosphatase 2 isoform X5, with amino-acid sequence MPSSRSPAFGFSAALMARDRLFHIATKRNSKVATVEEVKRRQHCLMFSSAGSQAQTYFVNFDTLADYQRWHRQASKVVSQTISLVDLSCYSLEAVPEYLFYSQDVTHLNLRHNFMSLGGPGGLLHLPRFSQLKSLNLSHNRLGVFPECVCEILTLTELCLSCNNLHAVPAQIGNLQSLQTLSLDGNRLSSLPNELGGLSQLSSLGLSFNDFNHVPAVLERLSAVDKLAMAGNQVVCLEVCALLRMSHLKHIDLRLNGLRCVKSESPEAVTQLTHLDLRDNCLDSLDLASVRSLETLHCQRNQLRALTVGGAALHKLHAGNNRLSAVSVFPVPNQLTHLDLSQNLLERLPDWVCDCRKVETLDVTHNLLTELPSRRPSCTCGCIHCDASSRLLNSLSLRKLLAGNNRLQRLPDLLDHVPLEVLDLQHNKLGELPESLFFKALNLKHLNASANNLESIPPIGQSDDSLSTLQELYLTGNNLNENCGALLVGHHNLRVLHMAYNQLLSFPASKLSKLELLEELNLSGNKLKSIPSTVSSCKRLHTLIAHSNHITVFPEILNLPEIKLVDLSCNELTGIQLPESLPPSLQELDLTGNGSLMLEHKTLNLFSHITTLKLDQKSTTTADLQNASAPWSHGYCEMSGQRNKLCVSMLAIDRLGDSVEACYGIFDGDRNEEVPRLLQCTMGDVLCEEVQHSSIDSVYMSNTFLTSHRKLGMAGQKLGASALLCYIHHESSEPGGFLSVTVANVGTCQAVLCRDGRPVSLSKVYSLENCTEEMERVKLGKAIITEDNKVSGVTCCSRLLGCSYLSPWVLPKPWVHTEPLSSQDDFLILGNRALFERVSYQEAVCTVQAVRDPRAAAKKLCTLAQSYGCKDNIGAVVVALNIAEDSCTCEPPVYTTEPRGLPHVTFPVSMTPAPSDTATLSSTSGVVSEFNSETSASEVGSEAGSTASDEHPNAGAAPRPERRCSLHPGTTLCVIMVPGSVGLGSHMGLFQRQPSSATFSSNHSDNGLDSDDETPLEGVISNGSKLEVEVDIHCCAFQLRPGTSESLKDSDFEKGGSDYPNGKMRRQNSVVVSATNGCLLAVCGREIADLKKSPSASCLFGKKPSNGSVVASEDSHNLIEVALEAPKKKSGYFTAPAQQDPEDQLIVPPCLEQEVREQLKGQSPLVSGPSAPPTPPPLKDAGWDQSHPPPPLTPNPAPGPGVIPIIKPEVYDTAL; translated from the exons atgccttcgtcccggagtcctgcatttggcttcTCCGCCGCGCTAATGGCTCGTGACAGGCTTTTTCACATCGCAACAAAGAGGAACTCTAAAGTGGCCACT GTGGAGGAGGTGAAGAGGAGACAACACTGTCTGATGTTCAGCTCCGCAGGATCGCAAGCTCAGACGTACTTTGTCAATTTCGACACACTGGCTGACTACCAGCGATGGCATCGACAGGCATCCAAA GTGGTGTCGCAGACAATTAGCCTGGTGGACCTGTCGTGCTACAGTCTGGAGGCGGTGCCCGAGTATTTGTTCTACAGCCAAGACGTGACCCACCTCAACCTGCGACACAACTTCATGAGCCTGGGAGGGCCTGGAGGTCTCCTCCACCTCCCCAG ATTCTCACAGCTGAAGAGCTTGAACTTGTCTCACAACCGTCTGGGCGTCTTCCCCGAATGTGTGTGCGAGATCCTCACCCTCACCGAGCTCTGCCTCTCCTGCAACAATCTCCACGCCGTACCCGCGCAGATCGGCAACCTCCAAAG CCTCCAAACGCTGTCTCTGGATGGAAACCGCCTGAGCTCCCTGCCCAACGAGCTGGGTGGACTGTCCCAGCTCAGCAGTCTCGGCCTGTCTTTCAATGACTTCAATCACGTACCCGCCGTGCTGGAGAGACTGAGTGCCGTGGACAAATTGGCGATGGCCGGGAACCAAGTGGTGTGTCTGGAAGTGTGCGCTCTGCTCCGTATGAGCCACCTGAAACACATCGACCTCAG GCTCAATGGACTACGCTGCGTGAAAAGTGAGTCTCCGGAGGCCGTGACCCAGCTGACCCACCTAGACCTGAGGGACAACTGTTTGGACTCACTGGACCTCGCTTCCGTCCGCAGCCTGGAGACTCTCCACTGCCAACGTAACCAGCTGAGGGCGCTGACGGTTGGCGGTGCCGCGCTGCACAAGCTCCACGCTGGCAACAACC GCCTCAGCGCAGTCAGCGTTTTCCCAGTCCCAAACCAACTGACACACTTGGATTTATCACA GAACCTTCTGGAGCGGCTACCAGACTGGGTGTGTGACTGCAGAAAAGTGGAGACGCTGGATGTCACCCACAACCTCCTGACTGAGCTTCCATCtag AAGGCCTTCATGCACATGCGGGTGTATCCATTGCGACGCCTCTTCCAGGTTGCTCAACAGCTTGAGTTTGAGGAAGCTTTTGGCGGGGAACAATCGCTTGCAGAGATTGCCTGACCTGCTGGACCACGTCCCCCTGGAAGTTCTGGACCTCCAGCACAACAAGCTAGGAGAACTCCCGGAGAGTCTCTTCTTCAAGGCCTTGAA TCTCAAACATTTGAACGCGTCAGCCAATAACCTGGAAAGTATTCCTCCCATCGGCCAATCGGACGACAGCCTAAGCACGCTGCAGGAACTCTACCTGACCGGGAACAACCTGAATGAAAACTGCGGCGCTCTGCTGGTTGGACACCACAACCTGAGGGTCCTGCACATGGCCTACAACCAGCTGCTCTCATTCCCTGCCAG TAAACTGAGTAAGCTGGAGCTGCTCGAGGAGCTCAATCTAAGTGGCAACAAGCTGAAGAGCATCCCCTCCACGGTGTCCAGCTGCAAGAGACTTCACACCCTCATAGCGCACTCCAATCACATTACCGTCTTCCCGGAGATCCTCAACCTTCCTGAAATCAAG CTTGTGGATCTGAGCTGTAACGAGTTGACTGGAATCCAACTGCCCGAATCGCTGCCGCCCAGCCTCCAGGAGCTGGATTTGACGGGCAATGGCAGCCTGATGCTGGAACACAAAACTCTTAATCTCTTCAG TCATATCACCACATTAAAATTGGACCAGAAATCGACCACAACAGCAGATTTGCAAAACGCCTCCGCTCCCTGGAGCCACGGGTACTGTGAAATGAGCGGCCAAAGGAACAA GTTGTGTGTGTCCATGCTGGCCATCGACCGCCTTGGTGACAGCGTGGAAGCGTGCTACGGTATTTTCGACGGGGACCGCAACGAGGAGGTGCCCCGGCTGCTGCAGTGCACCATGGGTGACGTGCTCTGCGAGGAAGTGCAACATTCCAGTATTGACAGCGTGTACATGAGCAATACATTCCTAACCTCACACAG GAAACTGGGTATGGCCGGCCAGAAATTGGGTGCCTCCGCCTTGCTGTGTTATATCCACCATGAGTCCTCAGAGCCGGGAGGCTTCCTCAGCGTGACCGTGGCCAACGTGGGCACCTGCCAGGCCGTCCTGTGCCGGGACGGCCGACCCGTATCCCTCTCAAAGGTGTACAGCTTGGAAAACTGCACTGAGGAGATGGAGAGAGTCAAACTCGGCAAAGCCATCATTACTGAG GATAACAAAGTGAGCGGTGTGACATGCTGCTCCCGCCTGCTGGGTTGCTCTTATCTGTCTCCCTGGGTGCTTCCGAAGCCCTGGGTGCACACCGAGCCGCTCTCGTCCCAGGACGACTTTCTGATCCTGGGGAATCGAGCGCTCTTTGAGCGGGTGTCTTACCAAGAAGCTGTTTGCACGGTTCAGGCCGTGCGGGATCCGCGGGCCGCCGCCAAGAAGCTCTGCACGCTGGCCCAGAGCTACGGCTGCAAGGACAACATCGGCGCCGTGGTGGTGGCCTTGAACATCGCCGAGGACAGCTGCACCTGCGAGCCACCGGTCTATACCACTGAACCGCGGGGTCTCCCTCATGTCACTTTCCCTGTGTCCATGACGCCAGCTCCTAGTGACACAGCCACCCTGTCATCCACTAGCGGGGTCGTGTCTGAATTCAACAGTGAAACGTCAGCGTCGGAGGTGGGCAGCGAGGCGGGCTCCACTGCCTCCGACGAGCACCCGAACGCAGGGGCTGCGCCGCGCCCCGAGAGACGTTGCAGCCTGCACCCCGGCACGACGCTGTGCGTTATCATGGTCCCGGGCTCGGTCGGGCTGGGGAGCCACATGGGCCTGTTCCAGCGGCAACCTTCCTCCGCCACTTTCTCGAGCAACCACTCTGACAACGGCTTGGACAGCGACGATGAGACCCCACTGGAGGGCGTCATCTCCAACGGCAGCAAGttagaagtggaggtggacatccACTGctgcgctttccagctgcggccTGGGACCTCCGAGAGCCTGAAAGACTCGGACTTTGAAAAGGGAGGTTCCGATTATCCTAACGGCAAGATGCGCAGACAGAACAGCGTGGTGGTCTCCGCCACAAACGGCTGCCTGCTGGCTGTTTGCGGAAGAGAGATCGCGGACCTGAAGAAGTCCCCTTCGGCTTCGTGCCTGTTCGGAAAGAAGCCGTCCAACGGTTCGGTGGTGGCCTCCGAGGACAGTCATAACCTCATCGAGGTGGCCCTGGAGGCGCCCAAGAAGAAGTCCGGCTATTTCACCGCGCCCGCACAGCAGGACCCCgaagaccagctgattgtgccTCCTTGTCTGGAGCAGGAAGTACGGGAGCAGTTAAAAGGTCAGAGCCCTCTCGTCTCAGGCCCCTCTGCGCCACCCACGCCCCCTCCCTTAAAAGACGCAGGGTGGGATCAATCGCACCCTCCTCCTCCCTTAACCCCGAACCCGGCGCCAGGTCCTGGAGTGATCCCAATCATAAAGCCTGAGGTCTATGACACTGCCCTCTGA
- the phlpp2 gene encoding PH domain leucine-rich repeat-containing protein phosphatase 2 isoform X3 gives MKRAGSRGCMTRKSRFGSRERDWLKSDTRRGCVCLYGAAADPQLTTTGPQASSTPQPDLQLVLCSTSTTAEEMCAQRDGRGLFVQLHGDLVRRLEPTERPLQMLYDYLAAMGYADPVRVQQEAANSDLSCLIRFYGERPVNADQQERTLLKGVFSVRKGKTQLHKWAERQVILCGTCLIVASVKDSLTGKMHILPLVGGKVEEVKRRQHCLMFSSAGSQAQTYFVNFDTLADYQRWHRQASKVVSQTISLVDLSCYSLEAVPEYLFYSQDVTHLNLRHNFMSLGGPGGLLHLPRFSQLKSLNLSHNRLGVFPECVCEILTLTELCLSCNNLHAVPAQIGNLQSLQTLSLDGNRLSSLPNELGGLSQLSSLGLSFNDFNHVPAVLERLSAVDKLAMAGNQVVCLEVCALLRMSHLKHIDLRLNGLRCVKSESPEAVTQLTHLDLRDNCLDSLDLASVRSLETLHCQRNQLRALTVGGAALHKLHAGNNRLSAVSVFPVPNQLTHLDLSQNLLERLPDWVCDCRKVETLDVTHNLLTELPSRRPSCTCGCIHCDASSRLLNSLSLRKLLAGNNRLQRLPDLLDHVPLEVLDLQHNKLGELPESLFFKALNLKHLNASANNLESIPPIGQSDDSLSTLQELYLTGNNLNENCGALLVGHHNLRVLHMAYNQLLSFPASKLSKLELLEELNLSGNKLKSIPSTVSSCKRLHTLIAHSNHITVFPEILNLPEIKLVDLSCNELTGIQLPESLPPSLQELDLTGNGSLMLEHKTLNLFSHITTLKLDQKSTTTADLQNASAPWSHGYCEMSGQRNKLCVSMLAIDRLGDSVEACYGIFDGDRNEEVPRLLQCTMGDVLCEEVQHSSIDSVYMSNTFLTSHRKLGMAGQKLGASALLCYIHHESSEPGGFLSVTVANVGTCQAVLCRDGRPVSLSKVYSLENCTEEMERVKLGKAIITEDNKVSGVTCCSRLLGCSYLSPWVLPKPWVHTEPLSSQDDFLILGNRALFERVSYQEAVCTVQAVRDPRAAAKKLCTLAQSYGCKDNIGAVVVALNIAEDSCTCEPPVYTTEPRGLPHVTFPVSMTPAPSDTATLSSTSGVVSEFNSETSASEVGSEAGSTASDEHPNAGAAPRPERRCSLHPGTTLCVIMVPGSVGLGSHMGLFQRQPSSATFSSNHSDNGLDSDDETPLEGVISNGSKLEVEVDIHCCAFQLRPGTSESLKDSDFEKGGSDYPNGKMRRQNSVVVSATNGCLLAVCGREIADLKKSPSASCLFGKKPSNGSVVASEDSHNLIEVALEAPKKKSGYFTAPAQQDPEDQLIVPPCLEQEVREQLKGQSPLVSGPSAPPTPPPLKDAGWDQSHPPPPLTPNPAPGPGVIPIIKPEVYDTAL, from the exons AGCGACCAGTGAACGCGGACCAGCAGGAGCGCACGCTGCTGAAGGGCGTGTTCAGCGTTCGCAAGGGCAAGACGCAGCTGCACAAGTGGGCCGAGCGGCAGGTCATCCTCTGCGGAACGTGTCTCATCGTGGCCTCCGTCAAAGACAGCCTGACCGGCAAGATGCACATCCTGCCCCTGGTGGGGGGGAAG GTGGAGGAGGTGAAGAGGAGACAACACTGTCTGATGTTCAGCTCCGCAGGATCGCAAGCTCAGACGTACTTTGTCAATTTCGACACACTGGCTGACTACCAGCGATGGCATCGACAGGCATCCAAA GTGGTGTCGCAGACAATTAGCCTGGTGGACCTGTCGTGCTACAGTCTGGAGGCGGTGCCCGAGTATTTGTTCTACAGCCAAGACGTGACCCACCTCAACCTGCGACACAACTTCATGAGCCTGGGAGGGCCTGGAGGTCTCCTCCACCTCCCCAG ATTCTCACAGCTGAAGAGCTTGAACTTGTCTCACAACCGTCTGGGCGTCTTCCCCGAATGTGTGTGCGAGATCCTCACCCTCACCGAGCTCTGCCTCTCCTGCAACAATCTCCACGCCGTACCCGCGCAGATCGGCAACCTCCAAAG CCTCCAAACGCTGTCTCTGGATGGAAACCGCCTGAGCTCCCTGCCCAACGAGCTGGGTGGACTGTCCCAGCTCAGCAGTCTCGGCCTGTCTTTCAATGACTTCAATCACGTACCCGCCGTGCTGGAGAGACTGAGTGCCGTGGACAAATTGGCGATGGCCGGGAACCAAGTGGTGTGTCTGGAAGTGTGCGCTCTGCTCCGTATGAGCCACCTGAAACACATCGACCTCAG GCTCAATGGACTACGCTGCGTGAAAAGTGAGTCTCCGGAGGCCGTGACCCAGCTGACCCACCTAGACCTGAGGGACAACTGTTTGGACTCACTGGACCTCGCTTCCGTCCGCAGCCTGGAGACTCTCCACTGCCAACGTAACCAGCTGAGGGCGCTGACGGTTGGCGGTGCCGCGCTGCACAAGCTCCACGCTGGCAACAACC GCCTCAGCGCAGTCAGCGTTTTCCCAGTCCCAAACCAACTGACACACTTGGATTTATCACA GAACCTTCTGGAGCGGCTACCAGACTGGGTGTGTGACTGCAGAAAAGTGGAGACGCTGGATGTCACCCACAACCTCCTGACTGAGCTTCCATCtag AAGGCCTTCATGCACATGCGGGTGTATCCATTGCGACGCCTCTTCCAGGTTGCTCAACAGCTTGAGTTTGAGGAAGCTTTTGGCGGGGAACAATCGCTTGCAGAGATTGCCTGACCTGCTGGACCACGTCCCCCTGGAAGTTCTGGACCTCCAGCACAACAAGCTAGGAGAACTCCCGGAGAGTCTCTTCTTCAAGGCCTTGAA TCTCAAACATTTGAACGCGTCAGCCAATAACCTGGAAAGTATTCCTCCCATCGGCCAATCGGACGACAGCCTAAGCACGCTGCAGGAACTCTACCTGACCGGGAACAACCTGAATGAAAACTGCGGCGCTCTGCTGGTTGGACACCACAACCTGAGGGTCCTGCACATGGCCTACAACCAGCTGCTCTCATTCCCTGCCAG TAAACTGAGTAAGCTGGAGCTGCTCGAGGAGCTCAATCTAAGTGGCAACAAGCTGAAGAGCATCCCCTCCACGGTGTCCAGCTGCAAGAGACTTCACACCCTCATAGCGCACTCCAATCACATTACCGTCTTCCCGGAGATCCTCAACCTTCCTGAAATCAAG CTTGTGGATCTGAGCTGTAACGAGTTGACTGGAATCCAACTGCCCGAATCGCTGCCGCCCAGCCTCCAGGAGCTGGATTTGACGGGCAATGGCAGCCTGATGCTGGAACACAAAACTCTTAATCTCTTCAG TCATATCACCACATTAAAATTGGACCAGAAATCGACCACAACAGCAGATTTGCAAAACGCCTCCGCTCCCTGGAGCCACGGGTACTGTGAAATGAGCGGCCAAAGGAACAA GTTGTGTGTGTCCATGCTGGCCATCGACCGCCTTGGTGACAGCGTGGAAGCGTGCTACGGTATTTTCGACGGGGACCGCAACGAGGAGGTGCCCCGGCTGCTGCAGTGCACCATGGGTGACGTGCTCTGCGAGGAAGTGCAACATTCCAGTATTGACAGCGTGTACATGAGCAATACATTCCTAACCTCACACAG GAAACTGGGTATGGCCGGCCAGAAATTGGGTGCCTCCGCCTTGCTGTGTTATATCCACCATGAGTCCTCAGAGCCGGGAGGCTTCCTCAGCGTGACCGTGGCCAACGTGGGCACCTGCCAGGCCGTCCTGTGCCGGGACGGCCGACCCGTATCCCTCTCAAAGGTGTACAGCTTGGAAAACTGCACTGAGGAGATGGAGAGAGTCAAACTCGGCAAAGCCATCATTACTGAG GATAACAAAGTGAGCGGTGTGACATGCTGCTCCCGCCTGCTGGGTTGCTCTTATCTGTCTCCCTGGGTGCTTCCGAAGCCCTGGGTGCACACCGAGCCGCTCTCGTCCCAGGACGACTTTCTGATCCTGGGGAATCGAGCGCTCTTTGAGCGGGTGTCTTACCAAGAAGCTGTTTGCACGGTTCAGGCCGTGCGGGATCCGCGGGCCGCCGCCAAGAAGCTCTGCACGCTGGCCCAGAGCTACGGCTGCAAGGACAACATCGGCGCCGTGGTGGTGGCCTTGAACATCGCCGAGGACAGCTGCACCTGCGAGCCACCGGTCTATACCACTGAACCGCGGGGTCTCCCTCATGTCACTTTCCCTGTGTCCATGACGCCAGCTCCTAGTGACACAGCCACCCTGTCATCCACTAGCGGGGTCGTGTCTGAATTCAACAGTGAAACGTCAGCGTCGGAGGTGGGCAGCGAGGCGGGCTCCACTGCCTCCGACGAGCACCCGAACGCAGGGGCTGCGCCGCGCCCCGAGAGACGTTGCAGCCTGCACCCCGGCACGACGCTGTGCGTTATCATGGTCCCGGGCTCGGTCGGGCTGGGGAGCCACATGGGCCTGTTCCAGCGGCAACCTTCCTCCGCCACTTTCTCGAGCAACCACTCTGACAACGGCTTGGACAGCGACGATGAGACCCCACTGGAGGGCGTCATCTCCAACGGCAGCAAGttagaagtggaggtggacatccACTGctgcgctttccagctgcggccTGGGACCTCCGAGAGCCTGAAAGACTCGGACTTTGAAAAGGGAGGTTCCGATTATCCTAACGGCAAGATGCGCAGACAGAACAGCGTGGTGGTCTCCGCCACAAACGGCTGCCTGCTGGCTGTTTGCGGAAGAGAGATCGCGGACCTGAAGAAGTCCCCTTCGGCTTCGTGCCTGTTCGGAAAGAAGCCGTCCAACGGTTCGGTGGTGGCCTCCGAGGACAGTCATAACCTCATCGAGGTGGCCCTGGAGGCGCCCAAGAAGAAGTCCGGCTATTTCACCGCGCCCGCACAGCAGGACCCCgaagaccagctgattgtgccTCCTTGTCTGGAGCAGGAAGTACGGGAGCAGTTAAAAGGTCAGAGCCCTCTCGTCTCAGGCCCCTCTGCGCCACCCACGCCCCCTCCCTTAAAAGACGCAGGGTGGGATCAATCGCACCCTCCTCCTCCCTTAACCCCGAACCCGGCGCCAGGTCCTGGAGTGATCCCAATCATAAAGCCTGAGGTCTATGACACTGCCCTCTGA